The sequence below is a genomic window from Lolium perenne isolate Kyuss_39 chromosome 7, Kyuss_2.0, whole genome shotgun sequence.
GGAGATATCGAAGGCGCTGATGAACCTGCAGTGGATTCTGCGTCAGGCTCCATAGTTGATGGTAGTGATGAGGTAACAGATGCAGTCGAACGGCCAGAGTTGAAAAACTGGCAACTCAAGAGGTTGGCTCGTGCACTGAAAATAGGTCGCCGTAAAACTAGTGTAAGCAGATGAATATCCACTTGAGTTCTGTTTCAAATTGCACATTTTAAATCAGAATGAAGTGCTTGATGTAAATACATGATTCAAAACTGATTTTTTCctttgcctttcatgaaccggttTTCTCGCAGATGAAGAATCTTGCAGGGGAGCTTGGCCTGGATAGGGGTTTGGTCATCGAATTGCTCCGCAATCCACCTCCAAAACTTCTACTCATGTCTGATTCTTTGCCTGATGAAGCCCCTTCTAAACCTGAAATCAAAGAAATGCCTTCTCCAGCAGTTGATGAGGTTGTGGTTGATGATGTTGATGTCACTGAAACCGAGCCAATGACGGACCTTCCGATTCATGTAATGAGCAACGAATGGTCTGCGCAGAAAAGGTTGAAAAAGGTGCAACTGGAGACACTAGAAAGAGTTTACCGCAAATCCAAACGCCCCACTGTAAGTAATATTTACGTAAAGACCATCAATTACATTCACTTTATTTTTGCTGTTACTTATAAATTCTATCTTAATTTTTTGTAATTTATCATCACTTACTTTTGTGttgtatttataacagaataccatGATTAGCAGCATAGTTCAAGTTACAAGCCTTCCACGAAAGACCATTATTAAGTGGTTCGAGGATAGAAGGGAGCAAGATGGTGTACCAGACCGCCATGCTGTATACAAGAGATCCATATCTGAGACGATAGCTAGCTGATAACTTAGATCAGCTTGGGTTGCAGTGTTCTCTTTGAAGTCTGAACTACGTAGAAAATGTAAATTCGAACCATGAAGTGCAACTAGTTTCACAAGCCCAACATGGCATATCATTTATTTATAACCATGCCCTGACACCGGCCAATGTGACAGGTAAAACTTCTAACTGCCACCTTGCCATTTTTATTGGCTTCACTGTGGACCACCGTTTTGACTATTGATTTCAGTGGCACTTGGTTTATGGTCAGTTGACCAGATCTTATTTTTTCCTTTGGTAAAGATCATCGGTCCTAACACTTTCTTGTTAGAGGAATATTCTGGTGTGGAAGCATGGCGTTCCACATGATCCTTGTCCTAGTCCGTTTTAAGTGGGGTATGTGGCTAATATTTGTTTTTGGCTATTTTATGCACTTGGTGCAAGATTTCCAACAGTATTAGCTATTTTAGAGTAGTGCTTTAAGATAAAGTTGTCTGACATTTAATTTCACATGTTTGGAGAAGTCGTGGCATTGTATCTAAGACCTGTGCATCAGCAGTGTGAAGTATTTGATTTTTCCCATTTTGATCTGAATCTCTGTAGTCTTGGTAGGTCACTTGTAATAGTCTATCAGCTAGATTGTAGCCATGCATCTTTGCACCTACTATAATCAGAAGGTGTCGATGCCTCCGATGTAAGAGCTTTGCACTGATGAGTCAGCTCAGCTGTTATCACTCTTCACTGGCCATGAGTTCAAGTATCTACAGAGCGCATCTCTTGAGACTTCTGTAAGACTATTATTTTCGATCTTTAGTTCGTTGCAACTCTGATGAACTTTGTTCTGGAGTTTTCACCGTTCATAGCAGGTGTGCTTGTTATCAACGAGCACACACCACATATTGTGTGGACTCTGGAGTTGGGGGGCAGCTGGAGAAATCTAGTAGCTTATCAGTCATCAGAGTGAATCATGCAGAAAGAGATAGAATGGGGAGG
It includes:
- the LOC127313498 gene encoding protein OVEREXPRESSOR OF CATIONIC PEROXIDASE 3; translated protein: MATTVVPLPAAMAAAPRARALGAPEPAPFVGIRLRLFHSPRAVACALRRPSKYKTKIQNEVVVAKDDTDGDDDDDGDDDDEGGLEALFKQLEEDLKNDDLSVEDDDEEEISEEDMARFEQVLAEAIGDIEGADEPAVDSASGSIVDGSDEVTDAVERPELKNWQLKRLARALKIGRRKTSMKNLAGELGLDRGLVIELLRNPPPKLLLMSDSLPDEAPSKPEIKEMPSPAVDEVVVDDVDVTETEPMTDLPIHVMSNEWSAQKRLKKVQLETLERVYRKSKRPTNTMISSIVQVTSLPRKTIIKWFEDRREQDGVPDRHAVYKRSISETIAS